The nucleotide window AGCACCTCACGATGGCGGCGACGAGCATCAGCACGAACACATCACGGTGCTGGGCCAGCTCTGGCATGTTGAGATAACCCATGAAGGCCTCGCACGTGATGAACAGCGCCACCGCGATGGCAGTGGAGAAGGAGGCCGTCTTGATGAGCTGCTGGCGCATGGAGCGGCGCCACTGGTCGATCTTGCCGCTGTTATGGGCCTTGAACAGCATGGGTAGCGCGAGCTGAACCACGGCTGTCGCCATCAGCGTCTGGAGGGAATTGGCGAGTGACCAGTAGAAGGTATAGAGGCCGGTCAGCTTCAGCCCTAGCAGGAAGGACACGATGTAGCGGTCCATATAGACAAGGCCGACGAGGCCGAGATCGGCCACATAGATGTACCAAGAGCCCTTCAGCCGTTCGGTGACCCAGGCCTTCTCCAGCGGCAGCGAGAGGGTCTCCCGCAGCGGCAGGTCGCGGATCACGTAGAGCAGGTACCCAAGCGCCACCACATAGCTCGCGATCCAGCCGACGAAGACCGTCTCGAGGGTGCGCATCTGCGGAAACATGATGCCCGCCACCATGACGAACGGCACCCACGCGGCCAGGCGGATAAACACCAGAACGTTGGCTTCGACGGACTTTTCCATGGCGATGAGCGGGATGTGAATATCCATCCCGTACACTTCGAGCCAGATGAGGATCGTGATGAAAATTTCGATGTGGCCGATCCTGTATCCCGTGACGAGGGCCAGGACGAGGCCGAGCAGTGTGGCTGCCGTCAGCGAGAGCGTCGTGACGAGCAGGCGCGTCTTCACCCGCGGCACGGCCTCGATGAGGCCGAGGCCGACGATATCGCGGGCGACGAAATAATTCAGGCCCCAGCCCAGCAGGGCCGGCGCGATGCCCACCGCGCCCAGGGCCAGGCCGTAGATGCCCGAGGCTTCCAGGCCGAGATACTTGATGATGTAGAAGGACAGGAGAAAGCGGAAGACCAGGCTGGAGCCGCGCAAGCCCAGATTGAACAGGCTGTTGAAGCGCTTCAAAAATCGCATGGGCGATGTCCTTCAGGCAAAAGTCGTCCGCGCCGGCCCGCGGGCTTCATCCGCTCGCGGCGCAGGTGGGGCGGCCTCACCGGCCACCGGCGTGTTCGGGAGAAAGGGAGGCGGCTTCAAGCGGGCGCAGCGCGTCGAGCAGCCGGCGCGCGCTGTCCTCCCAGGAGAATGCGCGCGTCCTGAGGTAGCCGGCCTCGCGCAGTGCGGCGCCGTCGAACGCAGGGTTCGCGCACCGGCGCATGGCATCGGCCATGGATGCCTCGTCGAGGGGATCGAAATAGAGCGCGGCGTCGGCGCAGACTTCCCGGACGGGAGGGATATCGGCAGCCAGGACCGGGCAGCCGGCCGTCATCGCCTCCAGCGGCGGGATGCCGAAGCCCTCATAGATGCTGGGAAAGACCAGCGCGACGGCGCTGCGATAGAGCGCCTGCACCTCGCCGTCGCTCAGTCGCCCGGTCGCCACGACGTTCGGGTGGGTGGTGCCGACATCGGAGCGGGCGAATGCGGCGGCGGCCTTTCCCACCAGGACAAAGGAGATGTCGTCGCAGTCCAGCGCCAGAAACGCGCGGACCGCACGGGCGAGGTTCTTGTTGGGCGCCGGCGAGCCCACGGCCAGCAGGAAGCGCTTGCCCTGAAGTCCGAAGCGGTCCAGCACCGAGACATCGGGCTCGATCTCCGCCATGTGGTCCACCGCGTTGGGGATGACCGCGATGGATCCGGCGGGCACGCCGAGCAGAGCCGACAGTTCCCGCCGCGAGAACTCGGAAACCGTCGCCAGCCGGGCGCGCCGCGCCAGCAGACGCCCGAGCTGGCGGTGCACGGTGCCGTAGCGGCGGGAGAAGTTCTCCGGATGACGATAGACCAGCGCGTCGTGGATGACCGTCAACTGGCGGCCGTGGAGCACGGGCCCCGAATTGCACAGATTGACGAGGGTGCCATTCCTGCTTGCCCAGAACAGCTCCGTCTGCTCCCAGGGATGCCCGGACAGTCGGCCGACCGTGCGGAAGGGCAGGGGGCCGAGCCACTCGGGCCGTTCCACACCGGTTGGGGCAAGGACAGTCCAGCGCAATGCGGGCTCCGTCCGGGCGCGCGCGACGATTTCCTTCAGGACGAGGGTCGCAAACCGTTCGACGCCGGTCACGGGCCGGCCGATGAAGCGGCCGTTGACGAAGATTGTGGGCATGACGGTCATGCGCACTAGCGTGGAAAGAGCACGCTTGCCGGGTCCACCGGCCTGGCGGAAAGGCATGCTGCAATGCGGTAACGAGGGCGGCGCAGTTTTATCGTGGTGCTCGGGCGCACGCCGCCGGTGTTGCGGTAGACGCTGGCAGTGGATGCGTTTGCATGCGCCATGCTCTCACCTGTTCGTTGCGGGTCGGCCGAAGGCCATCGTCAATTTCGTCCCTACAGGCTCTAAGCTATCTTCGCATGTGCGAGAAGGGGGCGGGAAGCGGTCGTGTCGAGTGGATCGCCGGGTCGAGGCGGCCTCGGGAAGCGTCCCCGGCGATGGGCCTTGCGTCGGTCCGTGGCGGCCGCGTCAACACGCCTCAGGTGGGCACCCGCCCCCGGCTGTCGGCGGATCTTCCCTTGGGGTTGCTGGCTGTCGCGCACCGGGCGTTCGCCGGAAGAGTTGTTTCGCCGCAGCGCCCTCGCGTTTGTCATTGTGATCGTGAGCCCGTCCGAGGTCGGCCAGAGCGTCAGGCATCATGGCGACGCTGCAGCCCCGCCTCGGATGTGAATCCCAAATTTTTGACCCATGCCAAAGCGGCCGGCGGGGATTGCTGGCAGATTTCCAAAGGTTGCAATGCAGCAGCTCCGACGACCGCAATCTGGCGGTGCCAGGCGCGTTACACGATCTCAAACGTTGGTGCCCGGCAAAATACTGTCTGGTGCTTCACGTTGGTCTTGTCTGGCGACCATGGTTTGACATCGAGCATGCCGGCGCGATGGCGCGGTGTGTCGCATTGATGTCTTTAGTGGTCATGATCTTCATGTGACGCATCACGTAAGGCGTGACGTGAATTTATTTGACGCTGCGAAAGCTCGCGCTCCCAAATGCAAATCAGAGTTTTAGCATTCGCAAGAATGCGAAGAAAAAGCACGTCTATTGCAGCGCGGTCTACCGGCGGTTGCGGACAAAATTGTTATTTCGCATTTTGCAAAATACTGCCTGATAATTCGTGGGCTTTGCTATTTTTATTTGTTGCAATGGTTGGGGTCTAAAACTAACGTAAAAAATGAAGTCGCTTCCCTGTGGGAAGGAGTGCAAGTGATGGCCCAGGGTGTCACCGTAACCCAAACCACGGCTGAAGATTTCGTCTCATCTCTTGGCGTAAACACGAAGGCTGGGACGTATTCAGACGCTTACACAAACGCCAGTCTTGTCATCAATAGTCTTGACTATCTTGGAATATCGACTGTCCGAGATTCTTATAGTGAATACGGGCAAGCGAATCCGGTTCTCGATGCCTTGGCCAATGCCGGTATTCAGTTTGATTTTCGTGTTTCTTACTCGCTTCCTGCCACCGGAAGCGCCGGATTGTCTGATTATATCGACGCGCTCAAGGCGTTTGTCGCCGAGCATCCCGGTAGTGTCATTGCCGTCGAAGGTATAAATGAGGCCAATGCAAATAGTTTTAGTTATAATGGCGACTCTTCGGTCGCTGGTGCGGCAGCGTTCCAGCGGGATTTGTATCTGGCGATAAGGGCGGAGCCAGAGCTTTCGTCGGTCCTCGTCTACAATCTCTCGATTGCCTATAATGACCCGAGTGTATTCGCGGCTGTCGGCGATCTTGGTGCCTATTCCGATGCGGCGAACGCGCATGCCTATCCCAACACGGGCAAGGGGGCGGATGCTCAGGTCGAGTCCATCATCGCGCTGGCTCGGTCCAACTCGCAGGGCGATCCCCTGGTCGTCACGGAGACCGGCTACACCACTTTGGAAAGCGCGTCGGGCGTTGGCGTCAACGAGGATGCCCAGGCCAAGCTGGTCCTGCAGAACCTGCTGGCGGCGTATGAGGACGGCTCGACCAAGACCTATCTCTACACGCTGTTCGACGAGCCGAGTGTTGCTGCGACGCGCGGCGACAAGGAAGTCAGCTTCGGGCTTTTCAACGCCGATGGTTCCCCCAAGGAAGCCGCCGTCGCGATCCATAACCTGACGACCATCCTGAACTTCGGCAATGACGGCAGCGCATCCACCGCGACGGATACGGCCTTCACCCTGTCGGGCGCGACGTCCGATACGCACTCGATGATTATGACCAAGTCCGGCGGCGTCTATGACATCGTCCTTTGGCAGAACGTGACGGTGTGGAATGACGTTACCGATACGGAAATCGTCAATTCGACCACTCCGGTCACCGTGGACCTGGGCGAGACGGTCTCGAGCGTGCGGATCTATGATCCGCTCGGCGGTCTAGATCCCATCGCCACCTACACCAACGTCAGCTCCTTCACGGTTCCGCTGAGCGACCATCCGCTGGTCATCGAGATCGGCGCCAGCGAGGCCGTGCACGAGGATGTGGTGACGAGTGCGGCAAACCTCACCTTGACGTCGGCTGAGTTCGTCGCGCAGATCGACACGCTTGCGACTGCGACCGGACTTCAATCGGTTACGCTTTCGGACAGTCACGAGCTCGCAGTTGCATCAGTTGAGACGATGCAATACATCATCGCCAATTATGGCAGTCTGCTGAGCAAGATCGATGGCGGCTATACATTTTCGGTCACCTACGGGCAGTCAACCTGGCGCAAGGAGCAGATTTTCGACGCGAATGGAAATCTTCAGACGCGCATTGATTATGGCGTGAGCAACGACGTTGTAGTCAGCAAGGTTGCTTATAACAATGACGGCTCGGTCGACTATTACAATTATAACATCACCGGTCAGACCTACACGACGCAGCACCTGACGGTGAATGCGGCGGGCGTCACCGTGCTCACCGAGCGGTTCCACGCCGATGGTACCTGGGACTATCTGCAGACGGTGGCGGCCGACGGCACCAAGGACACCGTCACCTATAACAGCGCGGGCCAGAAGACTTCGGACATCAACGTCGCGACGGACGGGACGCGCACGACGCTGACCTATGACCCGTCTTCGGGCTATCTTACCCAGTCGCTGCTGCAGGCGGCGAGCGGCGTGGTCACCACCAAGACCTACACCGCTGGCGTATTGATGCGCACCACCGTGGCCAATACGGATGGGTCAGTCGATTATTACAATTACAACATCACCGGCCAGACCTATACGTCGCAGCACCTGACGGTGAATGCGGCGGGCGTCACCGTGCTCACCGAGCGGTTCCACGCCGATGGTACCTGGGACTATCTGCAGACGGTGGCGGCCGACGGCACCAAGGACACGGTGACCTATAACAGCGCGGGCCAGAAGACTTCGGACATCAACGTCGCGACGGACGGCACGCGCACGACGCTAACCTATGACCCGTCTTCGGGCTATCTTACCCAGTCGCTGCTGCAGGCGGCGAGCGGCGTGGTCACCACCAAGACCTACACCGCTGGCGTGTTGATGCGCACCACCGTGGCGAATACGGACGGGTCGGTCGATTATTACAATTACAATATCACCGGCCAGACCTATACGTCGCAGCACCTGACGGTGAATGCGGCGGGCGTCACGGTGCTCACCGAGCGGTTCCACGCCGACGGCACCCGGGACTATGTGCAGACGGTGGCGGCCGACGGCAGCAAGGACACCGTCACCTATAACAGCGCGGGCCAAAAGACTTCGGACATCAACGTCGCGACGGACGGCACGCGCACCACGCTGACCTATGATCCGTCTTCGGGCTATCTCACCCAGTCGCTGCTGCAGGCGGCGAGCGGCGTGGTCACTACCAAGACCTATACCGCTGGCGTGTTGATGCGCACCACCGTAGCCAATACGGACGGCTCGGTCGATTATTACAATTACAACATCACCGGCCAGACCTACACGAGCCAGCACCAGACGGTGAATGCCGCAGGCGTCACCGTGCTCACTGAGCGCTTCCACGCCGACGGTACCCTTGACTATGTGCAGACGGTTGCGGCCGACGGCACCAAGGACACGGTGACCTATAACAGCGCGGGACAGAAGACCACGGACATCAGCCTGGCGACGGATGGCTCGCTGACGACGCTGACCTATGATCCGTCTTCGGGCTATCTCACCCAGTCGCTGCTCCAGGCGGCGAGCGGCGTGGTCACCACCAAGACCTACACCGCTGGCGTGTTGATGCGCACCACCGTGGCGAATACGGACGGGTCGGTCGATTATTACAATTACAACATCACCGGCCAGACCTATACGTCGCAGCACCAGACGGTGAATGCCGCAGGCGTCACCGTGCTCACTGAGCGGTTCCATGCCGACGGCACCCGGGACTATGTGCAGACGGTTGCGGCCGACGGCACCAAGGACACGGTGACCTATAACAGTGCGGGCCAGAAGACCACGGACACGCTCGTTGCGACCGACGGCACGCAGACGACGCTCACCTATGATCCCTCTTCGGGCTATCTCACCCAGTCGGTGCTTCAGGCGGCAGGTGGTGTGGTCACCACCAAGACCTACACCGCTGGCGTGTTGATGCGCACAACCGTGGCGAATACGGACGGCTCGGTCGATTATTACAATTACAACATCACCGGCCAGACCTATACGTCGCAGCACCAGACGGTGAATGCCGCAGGCGTCACCGTGCTCACTGAGCGGTTCCATGCCGACGGCACCCGGGACTATGTGCAGACGGTTGCGGCCGACGGCACCAAGGACACGGTGAACTATAACAGTGCGGGCCAGAAGACCACGGACACGCTCGTTGCGACCGACGGCACGCAGACGACGCTCACCTATGATCCCTCTTCGGGCTATCTCACCCAGTCGGTGCTTCAGGCCGCAGGTGGCGTGGTTACCACCAAGACCTACACCGCCGGTGTGTTGACGCGGACAGTTGTGGCCAATACGGACGGCTCGGTCGATTATTACAATTACAACATCACCGGACAGACCTACACCTCGCAGCATCTGACGGTGAACTCAGCGGGCGTGACAGTGCTCACCGAGCGGTTCCACGCCGACGGCACCCGGGACTATGTGCAGACGGTTGCGGCCGACGGCACCAAGGACACGGTGAACTATAATAGTGCGGGCCAGAAGACCACGGACACGCTCGTTGCGACCGACGGCACGCGCACGACGCTGACCTATGATCCGTCCTCGGGCAATCTCACCCAGTCGGTGTTGCAGGCAACAAGCGGGGTGGTCACCACCAAGACCTATACCTCCGGTGTATTGACGCGGACGGTTGTGGCCAACACGGACGGTTCGGTCGATTATTACTACTATAACATCACCGGCCAGACCTACACGTCGCAGCACCTGACGGTGAATGCCGCAGGCGTCACCGTGCTCACCGAGCGGTTCCACGCCGACGGCACCCGGGACTATGTGCAGACGGTTGCGGCCGACGGCACCAAGGACACGGTGAACTATAACAGTGCGGGCCAGAAGACCACGGACACGCTCATTGCGACCGACGGCACGCGCACGACGCTGACCTATGATCCGTCCTCGGGCAATCTAACCCAGTCGGTGTTGCAGGCAGCAAGCGGGGTGGTCACCACCAAGACCTATACCGCCGGTGTTTTGACGCGCGCAGTGGTGGCGAATACCGACGCTTCTGTCGATTATTACTATTACAACATCACCGGCCAGACCTACACCTCGCAGCATCTGACGGTGAACTCAGCGGGCGTCACCGTGCTCACCGAGCGCTTCCACTCGGACGGCACCCGGGACTATGTACAGACGGTGGCCGCCAACGGCACCAAGGACACGATCAACTACAACAGCGCTGGCCAGAAGACCACGGACACCATCGTTACAGTGGACGGCTCGCGCACCACGCTGACCTATGATCCGTCCTCGGGCAATCTCACCCAGTCGGTGGCCCAGGATACAAGCGGTACGGTGACCAAGACCTACACCAACGGCGTGCTGATGAAGACGGTCGAGCAGCACTCGGACGGTACGATCGACTATTATAATTACAACATCACCGGCCAGACCTACACGAGCCAGCACCAGAAGACGACGAGCAGCGGGAGCATTCTGGAGATCGACCGCTACCATGCCGACGGCACGTTTGATTATGTCGAGATCCGCCATACGGACGGTTCGAAGGATGTTTCGAACTATACCAGCACCGGTGCAATCCTGAACCATTCGCTCATCCAGGCGAACGGCTCCAGGGTGGTCGACAACTATCTGCAGGATGGAACCAAAGATATTCGCCACGATACCTACGACACGGCGTTAAACCTCCTGATCCGCGATTACGAGCACGTTGATGGAACCCATACGATCTATTCCTATGGGAACAATCAGGTGCTTGATGGTGGGGTGCAGAACGACACCTTCTATTTCCGCAATACCACCGGAGGTATCCTGCATTACGATGGTGGCAACGATACGGTGCTGAATTTCGACACCAGCGGCGGGCACATCGTCATCGACAGCAAGCTGGCCCACAGTACCAGCGACCTGGTGATCACCCAGACCGGCAGCGATGTCACCATAACCATCGATGCGAACGATACGATCGTGCTGAAGGCGACCACAGTCGCCAACGTGCATCTCGACGCATTCAGCTTCGTGTGATGCTCGTTTGCGGCTCCGCCGAGCAGGAGGGGTCCCCGAATGGTCCCGCGCCGCCAGGGGCGCGGGACCATTCGGCCCGTCACGGTGCTTGACTGACCTCGATCGTCACGTTCGCGGCGTCGAGGTCGACGATGACCGGTTCAGGGCCGAGCGCGATGCTGTTGGATGCCGGAGCGGGCCCGGCATTGCAGAGGGCTTTGGTCCGCGTCGGCTCGCGGTTCGGGAGCCGCAGGGTGCCCTTGGCTTCTGCCCGGGTGGTCCAGCCGACAAGGCGTATGCCCTGAGGTGTGGTGGCCTGCAGGATGAAGACATCCCGGAATGGCCGTTCCAGCCGAAAGGTGGTCGAAGCCTTGATCAGCTTGATGGCTTCCCGGACCGCACAGGCCGCAGGCTTCGGATTGTAGTTGTAGTCGTAGAGGCCAAAATTATCCTCGAGCTCGTCGAGGGAGCGGCCCTGGTCCTTGAGCTGGTAAATCCAGGCTCCCTTCATCCAGGGTGTGGCGGCAGACCACAACAGCACCTGCGCGATGTTGTCGGCAGCCGCTGTCTGCGTGATCACGCAGGGGCGGCGCGCTGTGGGCCAACCGAACTCGGTGAGATAGATCGGAACGTCGGCGCCGGTCTGCGCCCGAAGTCGGCTCTGAAGGTCGCCGAGCCGGTCGATAATGTCGGTGGCATTGCGCGTGCGCACGTCCGGCTCGCAGTGATTGTAAAGATGAACGGAGAGGCCGGACGCATTCTTGATCGCGCCATCGCGTACGATGGCCTGGGTCCATTGCCAGCCGGGGTCCGAACCGACCGCGCCCGACAGGAGGGTGGTTGTGGGCTCAGTGGTGCGCAGCGCTGCAATGGTGGTGCGGGCGAGCGCTGAATAATGCGCCGCGGCACGCGGATCTGAATCCACGCCGGCTCCCACCAGCCACGGCGGGCGCTGGCCGCCGGTCAGGTTCCATTCGTTCCAGATCTCGAACATGGGATTGGAAGACCGGGTCGCCGCGGCGGCGCGCACCGCGAAATCGGCGTATGCGGTGCGGCCGGCCTCGTTCATGGGCTTCACGCCGCCGTCCACCGCCGGATTGGAGTGGGAGAGGATCAGGAGCGGCTTGGCCTTGGTGAGCTTCATGAAGTCGAAAAGCCGCGTCGGCCTCAGGACTCCGGGCGGCGTGCCGGGCGCGTCGAACACCGGCCAGGCCAGGTCATCGCGAAACGAATCGAACCCGATCTCGTCCACCAGTTCGGCGGTCTTCGTGGGAATGTAATTGTATTCGCCGCCGATGCCGAAATGGACACAGATCCCGGTGATGAAGGGATCGGGGCGCTGTGAGAGCGGGCCATTGGCAAATTTCAGCGTCTTGATATCGGCGCCGGCGGCAGGAGCGGTGAGGCCGGCCACGGTGAGGCCGGCGGCCAGAAGCGCGATCTGAACGCCCGAACGCAAGCTTTTGCCCATCATCCGTATCTCCCCGCTAGGCTGCGCCCCGTTGTGCCCACCCCCGGCGGCCGGTCGGGGGATGGGCACAGCAAGGCAACCAGAGGCCGGCGTTGGCGCGGCGGAGGCGGCGGTAGGGCCGTCTCTGGCAAATACGGGAGCGCTCCGGGATCAATAATGTTCCTGGTACCACTCCGCGAACCGGCGCACGCCCACCTCGATTTCAATCTGCGGCTTGAAGCCCGTCAGGGCCACCAGCAAGTCGGGGGCGGCGAATGTGCGCGGCACGTCGCCCTGCTGCATGGGCAGCATCTTGCGCACTGCCGGCTTGCCCATGCTCTCCTCGATGGTCTCGACAAAGCGCATCAGCGCCACCGGCTGGCCGCCGCCGATATTGACGATGCGGAAGGGCGCGTGGTGCGACAGCGTATCGATGACGCCTTCGGCGGTGACCCGGTTGGCTTCGTCCGGCGGGACGCCGATCAGCCGCACGATGCCTTCAATGAGGTCGTCGATATAGGTGAAATCCCGGCTCATCTTGCCTTCGCCGTAGATTTCGATGGGCCGGTCGTTGCGGATCGCGTCCACGAACTTGAACAGCGCCATGTCCGGCCGGCCCCACGGCCCGTAGACCGTGAAGAAGCGGAAAGCCGTGGTGGGGATCTTGTGGAGGTGGGAATAGCTGTGCGCCATCACCTCCATGGATTTCTTGGTGGCCGCATAGATGGTCATCGGCTCGTCGGCCTTGTCGCTCTCGGCGAACGGGACCTTTTCGTTCGAGCCGTAGACGGACGAGGTAGATGCGAGCAGCAGGTGCTTGGGCTTGAAGCGCGACGCCAGATCGATGACGTTGAACGATCCCACCAGGTTGGAATCGATATAGGAGCGGGGATTCTCCAGGCTGTAGCGGACCCCGGCCTGGGCCGCGAGATGCACGATCACGTCCGGCTCGGCAAGCTCGGCCGCCTTCTCCAGCGCATCCTTGTCCTCAAGCGCCGCAATCA belongs to Xanthobacter autotrophicus Py2 and includes:
- a CDS encoding polysaccharide biosynthesis protein (PFAM: polysaccharide biosynthesis protein~KEGG: nwi:Nwi_2403 membrane protein involved in the export of O-antigen and teichoic acid); translated protein: MRFLKRFNSLFNLGLRGSSLVFRFLLSFYIIKYLGLEASGIYGLALGAVGIAPALLGWGLNYFVARDIVGLGLIEAVPRVKTRLLVTTLSLTAATLLGLVLALVTGYRIGHIEIFITILIWLEVYGMDIHIPLIAMEKSVEANVLVFIRLAAWVPFVMVAGIMFPQMRTLETVFVGWIASYVVALGYLLYVIRDLPLRETLSLPLEKAWVTERLKGSWYIYVADLGLVGLVYMDRYIVSFLLGLKLTGLYTFYWSLANSLQTLMATAVVQLALPMLFKAHNSGKIDQWRRSMRQQLIKTASFSTAIAVALFITCEAFMGYLNMPELAQHRDVFVLMLVAAIVRCCSDLFNVGLTSMRKDNHYATINLAGLFLTGAMAYVMISEFGFLGTGIATLATALIVATVRAGFLIVFIRRQTQGGPPAQGNS
- a CDS encoding glycosyl transferase group 1 (PFAM: glycosyl transferase group 1~KEGG: bja:bll2381 probable glycosyl transferase), whose protein sequence is MPFRQAGGPGKRALSTLVRMTVMPTIFVNGRFIGRPVTGVERFATLVLKEIVARARTEPALRWTVLAPTGVERPEWLGPLPFRTVGRLSGHPWEQTELFWASRNGTLVNLCNSGPVLHGRQLTVIHDALVYRHPENFSRRYGTVHRQLGRLLARRARLATVSEFSRRELSALLGVPAGSIAVIPNAVDHMAEIEPDVSVLDRFGLQGKRFLLAVGSPAPNKNLARAVRAFLALDCDDISFVLVGKAAAAFARSDVGTTHPNVVATGRLSDGEVQALYRSAVALVFPSIYEGFGIPPLEAMTAGCPVLAADIPPVREVCADAALYFDPLDEASMADAMRRCANPAFDGAALREAGYLRTRAFSWEDSARRLLDALRPLEAASLSPEHAGGR
- a CDS encoding hypothetical protein (KEGG: bja:bll2373 hypothetical protein) translates to MAQGVTVTQTTAEDFVSSLGVNTKAGTYSDAYTNASLVINSLDYLGISTVRDSYSEYGQANPVLDALANAGIQFDFRVSYSLPATGSAGLSDYIDALKAFVAEHPGSVIAVEGINEANANSFSYNGDSSVAGAAAFQRDLYLAIRAEPELSSVLVYNLSIAYNDPSVFAAVGDLGAYSDAANAHAYPNTGKGADAQVESIIALARSNSQGDPLVVTETGYTTLESASGVGVNEDAQAKLVLQNLLAAYEDGSTKTYLYTLFDEPSVAATRGDKEVSFGLFNADGSPKEAAVAIHNLTTILNFGNDGSASTATDTAFTLSGATSDTHSMIMTKSGGVYDIVLWQNVTVWNDVTDTEIVNSTTPVTVDLGETVSSVRIYDPLGGLDPIATYTNVSSFTVPLSDHPLVIEIGASEAVHEDVVTSAANLTLTSAEFVAQIDTLATATGLQSVTLSDSHELAVASVETMQYIIANYGSLLSKIDGGYTFSVTYGQSTWRKEQIFDANGNLQTRIDYGVSNDVVVSKVAYNNDGSVDYYNYNITGQTYTTQHLTVNAAGVTVLTERFHADGTWDYLQTVAADGTKDTVTYNSAGQKTSDINVATDGTRTTLTYDPSSGYLTQSLLQAASGVVTTKTYTAGVLMRTTVANTDGSVDYYNYNITGQTYTSQHLTVNAAGVTVLTERFHADGTWDYLQTVAADGTKDTVTYNSAGQKTSDINVATDGTRTTLTYDPSSGYLTQSLLQAASGVVTTKTYTAGVLMRTTVANTDGSVDYYNYNITGQTYTSQHLTVNAAGVTVLTERFHADGTRDYVQTVAADGSKDTVTYNSAGQKTSDINVATDGTRTTLTYDPSSGYLTQSLLQAASGVVTTKTYTAGVLMRTTVANTDGSVDYYNYNITGQTYTSQHQTVNAAGVTVLTERFHADGTLDYVQTVAADGTKDTVTYNSAGQKTTDISLATDGSLTTLTYDPSSGYLTQSLLQAASGVVTTKTYTAGVLMRTTVANTDGSVDYYNYNITGQTYTSQHQTVNAAGVTVLTERFHADGTRDYVQTVAADGTKDTVTYNSAGQKTTDTLVATDGTQTTLTYDPSSGYLTQSVLQAAGGVVTTKTYTAGVLMRTTVANTDGSVDYYNYNITGQTYTSQHQTVNAAGVTVLTERFHADGTRDYVQTVAADGTKDTVNYNSAGQKTTDTLVATDGTQTTLTYDPSSGYLTQSVLQAAGGVVTTKTYTAGVLTRTVVANTDGSVDYYNYNITGQTYTSQHLTVNSAGVTVLTERFHADGTRDYVQTVAADGTKDTVNYNSAGQKTTDTLVATDGTRTTLTYDPSSGNLTQSVLQATSGVVTTKTYTSGVLTRTVVANTDGSVDYYYYNITGQTYTSQHLTVNAAGVTVLTERFHADGTRDYVQTVAADGTKDTVNYNSAGQKTTDTLIATDGTRTTLTYDPSSGNLTQSVLQAASGVVTTKTYTAGVLTRAVVANTDASVDYYYYNITGQTYTSQHLTVNSAGVTVLTERFHSDGTRDYVQTVAANGTKDTINYNSAGQKTTDTIVTVDGSRTTLTYDPSSGNLTQSVAQDTSGTVTKTYTNGVLMKTVEQHSDGTIDYYNYNITGQTYTSQHQKTTSSGSILEIDRYHADGTFDYVEIRHTDGSKDVSNYTSTGAILNHSLIQANGSRVVDNYLQDGTKDIRHDTYDTALNLLIRDYEHVDGTHTIYSYGNNQVLDGGVQNDTFYFRNTTGGILHYDGGNDTVLNFDTSGGHIVIDSKLAHSTSDLVITQTGSDVTITIDANDTIVLKATTVANVHLDAFSFV
- a CDS encoding conserved hypothetical protein (KEGG: bja:bll2378 hypothetical protein), coding for MMGKSLRSGVQIALLAAGLTVAGLTAPAAGADIKTLKFANGPLSQRPDPFITGICVHFGIGGEYNYIPTKTAELVDEIGFDSFRDDLAWPVFDAPGTPPGVLRPTRLFDFMKLTKAKPLLILSHSNPAVDGGVKPMNEAGRTAYADFAVRAAAATRSSNPMFEIWNEWNLTGGQRPPWLVGAGVDSDPRAAAHYSALARTTIAALRTTEPTTTLLSGAVGSDPGWQWTQAIVRDGAIKNASGLSVHLYNHCEPDVRTRNATDIIDRLGDLQSRLRAQTGADVPIYLTEFGWPTARRPCVITQTAAADNIAQVLLWSAATPWMKGAWIYQLKDQGRSLDELEDNFGLYDYNYNPKPAACAVREAIKLIKASTTFRLERPFRDVFILQATTPQGIRLVGWTTRAEAKGTLRLPNREPTRTKALCNAGPAPASNSIALGPEPVIVDLDAANVTIEVSQAP
- a CDS encoding NAD-dependent epimerase/dehydratase (PFAM: NAD-dependent epimerase/dehydratase; short-chain dehydrogenase/reductase SDR; 3-beta hydroxysteroid dehydrogenase/isomerase; polysaccharide biosynthesis protein CapD; dTDP-4-dehydrorhamnose reductase; Male sterility domain~KEGG: sme:SMc02640 UDP-glucuronic acid epimerase protein), which encodes MRYLITGTAGFIGFHLAKRLLDEGHFVVGYDGMTKYYDVALKEKRHAILARSNGFKAVIAALEDKDALEKAAELAEPDVIVHLAAQAGVRYSLENPRSYIDSNLVGSFNVIDLASRFKPKHLLLASTSSVYGSNEKVPFAESDKADEPMTIYAATKKSMEVMAHSYSHLHKIPTTAFRFFTVYGPWGRPDMALFKFVDAIRNDRPIEIYGEGKMSRDFTYIDDLIEGIVRLIGVPPDEANRVTAEGVIDTLSHHAPFRIVNIGGGQPVALMRFVETIEESMGKPAVRKMLPMQQGDVPRTFAAPDLLVALTGFKPQIEIEVGVRRFAEWYQEHY